AAATCTTCAATTTCCTCAATATTATTGGTGTTACTCCCATCCTCTCTTCTAAGTAGTGTAATCATGTTTCTTGCTCTCCTCTGATTCACAATAGTCTGGAAATACTTAGTATTCCTATCACCTTGAATAATCCAATTGCTTTTAGCTTTTTGAGCCCACTTGATTTCTTCCCTATCCATCAAGTTTTCTAGATCCTCCCTAAGAAGTTTCTCATTCCTAACATTGTTTTTAAATAGTTATAACATTGTTTTGAGAAAATCCTACCTACTCATTTCAAAAAtggataaaaagaaattaagaattcCATGCATTGGGGTTATGCTAAAAGCTCTAAACAATCCTAATGGGCAAGGAATGGGATagtatagtttaaaaattattttcactcCATCAAACCCCCTCGCTTTCCTCTCACCTAAATTGGCTGTTAATAGCTCATCAGGCATAAGCTGTTtccaaatatataaattaatcgAAGATAGATTATACAAGAGGATATAAAGAACTCGTCACCTTGACATGATGTAATATAATTGAATGACTCATGacaaagaaatattatttattggttaattaaaggAGGTAAAAAAGTCAGAAGCTTTGCCATGCTAAGTCAAAATGGTAATCATCTAGAAAATCTAGTAAGCCTGGACTATCCTCCTGAAATAAAGGCAATGATTCTGCAAAATGATTGCTCATCCATTGTGCTTCTCCATTAGATGCCTCACCATCAGCAACCAATAAAGGGTTTTCATTTTGACTTACTTCCCTAGCTTTGGCATCACTGTTGCTGGAAAGTGTGTTATTAGTCTGTTCCAGCTGAGTAAAATGTTTTTTGGAGGTACCCACAACTTTTCTATTTTGCTTTTTGAGGCCTAGCTTTTTGCACAAATGAGTGTTCCAGTGATTCTTTACTTGGTTGTCAGTTCTACCTGGCACTCGACCCGCAATTAGTGACCACCTACACAAATTCAATAGGTATCAGCATCAGCTAGCATTTACTCCCTTATTAATGGCACTCTTATCCCTATTCAATTATTTGGATATATATTCTATGTTTCACacattcaataaattaaaaagagaaataatgtGATATAATATAAGTGAAGCAATAATGTGGATAAAATGAACTTCTAATTAACATAATATGAACACTTAAATGTACAAATCCAAAGTGCATTCTTATTTCTTAGCCCcaaaagagaagaataaaaGCATCTAAAGTGTGTGTTTTTAGCAAAGGCAATGCCTTTGAGAAAGCTACTTCAATTATTACAAGCCTAAGAGTTACTATGTTCTTCATGTGAGAAGAATCTATTGATTTGAATCTCCCATATCCCTCTAGCTGTTAAAAAAAACACTCCTCCAATTATGCTAGGAGGATATATAATTTTGCCTGTGAATTAACCTACCATTCAAACATGATATGGCTCAAACAAATGACCGACACAAGCTAGCTTGTAGTCTATCAAGATAGCAACCTTATCTAAAAAGTTGcaggaaaaaacaaaataaagaaataaagaaagaaaacagaaccaaaaaataaaaaaagaaaattgaaggaGAAGAGGTAGCAGAACCTGTTTCCAAGGAGATTATGGAGTCTAATAATGagatcttcttcttcctctgaaAAACCACCTCGTTTCACATGGGGGCTCAGGTAATTAAGCCACCTTAACCTACAGCTTTTCCCACATCTCTTTAAACCTAAAAGTCATTCACACAAGAAGCAATGAAACCCTACTTCTCTTTGCTTCAAAGTGAAGCAAATAACTAGAAAATGTGAAGCAAGCTTAGCTAGCTCATTCCTAAGATATTAatacttttagagaaaatttaCCTGTCACTTTAGGTATGCGGTTCCACTTTCCTCTCCCATGCACCCTTATGTGTTCTAGTAGAATCTGGTCCTCCTCTTCTGTCCATAGCCCTTTCTTGTACTGATTCTCTGcttccattttttatttgtgtgttaAAGATAAAGAGATGTGAGAGATGCAGACTAGTGAAGAAAGCTTGGACTCCTGGAAAGGCCTTCTATGTCACTATGCAATTGGCCTTTTTCCTGTGCTGGGCAGTGTGTGATGCACATGGGCAAGTTTTGTCAACGAAGTCCCTTGTACTTTCTGGTTATTTTATAGTAAGAGGGCATAGATTTCATTTcatttgattataaaattaaatcaagCAGAGAAAATCATGTGTAAAACACTAAAACCAACTACACTAgtttttctattctttgttatataattttttaatttttgggtagGTACATCAAGACTATACAAACAAAACTGGTACCAAAGAAGGCACAAAACCAAATAATCTATTGGTCCTAACAGCCATTTGTACTATTAGTCAAATTTGTTTACAAGAGTCCCTATAATAATTGAAATGATAATCTCTTGATAGTTTTATAGTTTGCTTCATTGAtactttttagtattttcaatagAGATATTTAAAATTCGTCTAAACATTGTAACCATCAAATTAtcaactgaaaattttttatttaaaaaaaataaaaattgggaaaaaCTTGAAGTATTTTTAATAGAGATATTTAAAATTCGTCTAAACATTGTAACCATTAAATTAtcaactgaaaattttttatttaaaaaaaataaaaattggggaaaacttGAGGGTTTAATTAAATCTTGAACACTTTGTTTTGAACTTGATAAAGGACAAATCACACAACCCACAACTGAAGACCTTAGAGCTATATAGTCTATACCCTATATAGTATGGAGAATACATCAAATTCTCCTCTTACCAATACTAcaatatttgtttcttttgttaaCGAGTTAGAGGATTCCAATGGAGCTCATGAACATCAAAAACTTGGACTGTTGGTCAAACAAAATGTGAAAGAACCTATGCATATTCATATTTTGATTAGTTAAATGAACCCAAACCTGTAGTTCAATTCAGTCTTGTGTGTTCTCGAAGTATGAACTAAAAAATCATTGGAATTCCATTCAGTATACTTGTTTGGTGGCAACATTTTTCAACCAGATCACATACTCAAATCAAACAAATAGTCATAATTATCGGGACCGAATGCCGTGCTGTACATGTCCACGTTTTGATGAGTTTTAACTTCTCTCTTGTCCTCAACCCTATCCTAGTACCCACTTGTTACCACTGCATTGTCGTCTTTCTTCCAATAATAAAAGCtgatttttctttcactttgtCTTTACATATATATAGAGACAGATGGGTTCTTGATTTGAGACGTGTTCACGTAACCCATCATGGATTtcttcctctaaaaaaaaaaaaattccacagtACTTTCTTTTCATGGTTTGGACTTAGGGTGCATATGATTCAAAATTAGGTCTAAGATGTCACGGGAAGTATTGCTAGTGAGAGACAGAAATCAATCATAAAATATTGTTGAGAAATATacctcttttattattatttttggcaaaCTGATAGATATATATCAAGTCACGAGAAGTATTTGCTCAGCTGGGTAGCAATGTTTCCCTTACATTATCTGTACCAGTTGGCTTGTTAGACATTATTTTAAGTAATGAGCAAAAATGTTTACAACAAGTAAGACGTACTGGTATAGCACATATGCATGCAACAGAATTCTTCTGCCTCAAACACACAACTTTGACATAGACAAAACTATGCAGGACTATTGAAATAGGTTGGATTCTACGCCACCAAACTcgataaaacttaacaatgatgaCAGTGTCAAAGGAACACCAAGGTATCCTAAGAGATGATAATGGACGATGGGTGAAGGGATATGCTTGTATCTATGTCATATATTCTGGTcgttttatgttataattttaaaaaattgctcGTGTCACTATGTCGTATCTGTGTCCGTGCTTCCTATAGGAGATATGCACTTTGAACATATCCAGGAGCATCCATCCAGAAATCAGATTTAAGGacaataattgttttttttttttgttgataaatcgATAGTTGAGATGAGAAATTAGAACCCTAACGTTTCTGTTAAAAATACTAAGAGGTATCATTTAAATTACAAATCTCTTGACAAAATTAGGGATAATGAGATATATAATATGGAATTTTGTTATAACTTAGCAATTAGATTATATGCATTTGTTGTAGGGAATATACACGAAATTCCTACATCTGTAAgatgtaaaaatagaaaaaaaaaattgtatcaaagaaaataatcacacaaaataatatttatgtagttcggcaatttgcctataTCTATGGAATTGTAATGATTTTAcaatttacaaagaaaaatacaaaatgcgATAGTAAAGATTTTTCTCTCAAAGCAACATGCCAATTCCTAATCTCcaaacaaaagttttttttttttttttcatgcgcACAAAATTCACAATGAGCTAAAAAATAGACCAAAATTTTTTCCTAAGGTCCGAGAGctataattcaaattaaatacaacTAGACTACACAAAACTTAACATTTGTCATCCTGAAAATAGAAGTGCTCAATACTAGCAGGCCAATGGTTATGAAATTTGTATTTAACATATCCACATGATTTAACTAATTTGATTATTGATTGCAAGCAATTGCCAGAGAGACTTTAGCAGATCTTAATTGAACACATATACCGAGAAGCTAGTGGATGTAAGACTTACAGGGAGGTTGGCTGCTGTAGAAAATGACCAATAGGAAGGGAAGATACTTTTTGATACCTGCTCAATGATGTTTACTCTTGCTTagttatatattatatatagaaagTAATGTTTATtatacataaattattttacacagTTTTTActtatacccaaaaaataatagtgACTTCAAGTCACGAGATTTGgaataacttttttataatttttggaaatttatatAACTATGATTACTGATCAGTAGATGACCATTTGAGTTATTGTGAAAGGAGAAGATCGAGCATTCAACATTGATTATTTTTGGAGATTCCCCATCACTTCACGCGTGGTTATGAAATTCACTTTTGTACGAAACTGATCACAGCAATTGCTAATTTGCTAGTAAGTCTAGGGCATCATTGAGTATTTGAGTTGTTCCTTTCTCCTCCGCAGGTTAATTGAATTATTGTGCTGTACAATTTTGCTTCTTTCAGGACGGTTTCAAGTGTCAACCGTGGGttcattatttgtttttggtcggattaggtttttttttttttttactcctcaAAGGATTAGGTTCATTCATAAGTTATCAGCTGCATGTGGCATGCAGCTTTgagtatatatttttctttatatatctATAAGAGGATTCTCCACATTGAACTGAACTTTGATGTGGTTAAATGCCCCTAAATCTTAGgtttaataggaaaaaaaatttaaagataactcggtaaaaatatattttcaactccacttaaaatgtCAATAAAATAGGACATTCTCGTACTAATTCAtgtcttcaaaataaatttatccaaattaaaaaaaaaattatgaccaaaaaaaaaaaaaaaaaacaacaacaacacaacaacaaccaTCATTACACGCGCAAAgtgcgtgtgatgaggctagtttttctttatggtGAATGGAAATtatattcatctattttaaaataaattataaatcacGATTATATGTGTTTGGAATTAAATTATAAGTTAGCTTTTTACTTTTAAGTGCagttatagttttttaaaactttattttttcaaaatacaaatatatttttagcaaaaaaattcaacaaaaaactaaacaaattgTTTCCAAATAGTTAATCAACAAGTAATCAAcagaaataatataaatattggAGGTTCTCAACTACTCTAAGTACATCGGAAGGGGTagtaaattttgtttgtttattgaaATAGTTATAATATAGTATTAATCTTGCAACTTAAACTCCTTACTcttgtctttaaaaaaaaaaacactttattcttgaaataattattgtttGTTGAAATAGTGTTAATTACTTATAAAGCTCTTGTCGGCGATAGAAAATTAGTAATGCAAAATAGTAGTCTGTACGTATCACATTCAATGTGAAACGTACACCTAACATCATGCATGGTATAATTGCATTAAATCGCCAACTGTCTAACGACAGTTGTAGGGACTTGGGAGTGAATTAAAGAAGGCCTGCAGGCTGCAGGTGCATGACGGGGACACGATATACTTCGTAACGGTGGATGAATTAATCTAAAGCCAAAATACAATTCACACTGCgtctttatattttaagttGTGTCAATTATGTTACACACAAATTCATGAgtccacatatatataatttaaatacaaatgaacaaaaacaatatcaataaTAGATAGAAGATGACGAAATaattaatacaacaaaaaataaacaatatcgttagaattttctaatgttggcatattttattgtttttgcaatcatttatggtctgtttggattgagaaaGAAGGGGAAGTAAAGTAGAATAGagtaaatttaatataaaattagtttatttttagctaactctactctactcccctccactccttctccttctcccctccatccaaacagaccatttattgtatttgtttttatcaaTGATGATACCAAAAATCGTTAGTAAGTTACACAGTCTTCACATGCTTAAAACAACACCTGCACAGCACAGAAAAAGAAGACTTAAAGAGAGTACCAGTGTGTTATTGGGCAAAGACCCTTCGAAtgttaagttagagaactttcttcacaactctagagtgccaaaATCGGGGTAAGTTATGCGTACTttgatttgtgagggttttggagtttttatagtagtgtagagtTGACATTCGTTCTTTGGCGGAGAGGgtctttccttgtagggaagatTCTCATTAATACGCGTATTTTGCGGGATCCTTTCCTTGTGGGAATCCTCTTGATTATGGTTAACCGTGGGGCGCAAGATGTTTCCTTATATACTCATATGTGGAGGCCAAGCAAGGCCTTGTTAGACTCGTCAAAGATTTCTTTATCCCCATCAACTTCTTATCCCGTCTAGGCATTTTAGTCATCTCATACAGGTGTCGTTGATCTTAAGGTGGAGTTGTCAGCCTTGAGGTGATGTCCTCTACGTCTCTAAATGCACAAGTAAGGCTGACAAGTTCATTGGGACCGTCGGCTTCATCTTACATGAACGAGTTTAACATCCATTTGGAATTATCCTTATCAATCAAGTTGTATTGCACATTAGATTAGAGGACTAGGTGCTAAAACATAGAGTTGCTAATTGAATAATTTCGGTCAAGCGAATCAGGGTATATCAAGCGAATTTCACACGAAAGtacaacttttaaaaattagttcAATAGAGATGTCATATGAGAAACTCATGAATAATTCAATCAAGCGAAAGTCACAACTTGAGAGAAAGTTGTTACTTTCCTTCCCAACATTTCCAATCCAATTAGCCCTCTTATATATCTCACAATACCCATAGAAAGGCCATAAGAATTCCCagattgagagtgagagagttaCCCATTTTTCTTAGGAGAAAAACCCATTGTAGTCTACACCTTCATCCTCTCCAATTGACATATCCTTAGATAGGAGACCCAAGCTATGCACACTAGAGATACCTCGAGTGATCTTTTTTGAAGCTTGGTGATGGGAATCACAAGAGCAATCCCAAAATCTTTAAGAGGCCTTGAAGTTGCCAAGGAGACTTGATCTTGTGGGGCGCGGCTTAACTTGCAAAATTGGTAGCTTCTAAAGAGAAGGATTGGTGCAATCGATTGTGAGCAAGAGCGGGGAGCTTGAATACATTTTCATTTATGTTGCTTGGAGCTGGTTTGTAAGTGTTATGTATTGAAACTATTATTACTAGTGGATTGGTTGGTGTTATAGGacttgtagagtttttttttttttttccaaattggaTTTTTCTCTTTGTAAACACTTCACAGTGTTTGGGTGAttgttttgtttggatttgatGCCTTATTGTGTTTATCCATGTAtcaattaattggttaattcattaATTGGGCTTAATTGAATAATTGGCTTTAAATTGGAATTAGTTATAATTGGGAGGTCTAACTCAATgctttttcaaataaaaataagtggAAATTACAATTtgcccacctgtggtttgcccGAAAAACACTTTGCATATctgtaatttaaaaattagcactttacccacctaagGTAAGCTCTGTTTGTCTAAGTTACCCACATCTGTTAAAAACAtgagtaaatttgtatttttgctacccctttatgtctctctcctctcaaaacataaaaactaaaaaaatcaagagaaaaaaggatctaaaagctaggttttgtaaaaattaaaacttaactTAAAGGAAGACTAATTTATAGGTTTTGTGttatcttataaaaattatcCCTTTCTGAGCTTTTGAAGTTGATATCTTACAAGTTAGTAGGAGGGTAACAAaacttcaaacccaaaaataataaaagaagttcaagaaaaccaaaaacaaaaaaatgccGCCCCAAACATCTAAAACACTCATCATAAGACATGGGATTAGAATTTAaggaaaccaaaacaaacaccAAAAGATTTCTTTGAGAGGATTTCCTAATCTATGACCTTATAAACCAAAGTCAACCCCACCAACCTACCACCTTTTTTGGAGTTGTTAAAGTAAAGACAAACCCAATTCTCCAAACACAATAATCCTCTCTTGTACAAAGCCTTAAAACCAAGAttgaagaaaacccaaaaagccaaaacatgaaaaaaaaaagaaaaaaaaaaaaagaaaaaaaaaaagcaacatttCATTGCAATGAGTGAGTCAAGGGCGTCAACTGGGCAGAATGCTTATGAGCAAAGACCCAGTTGGACAAGTCAAGCATGGACTAACTCTACCTAAAAGCAAGGGACTTTGGAAAAATGAAACCATTGTTTGGTATTGTACCTGAAGAGGAGTGTGGAACCCAAGGATAATCAAAGAGGGTTGGTGAGGAAAAATCTGATGCCAAAGGTAAAAAGGATTAGAATTTAGGAAGAGAAGGTAAGGTGGTGGTTTATGTGAAAAGATAGATTTTTTCACATAACCTCTGTTAAAATCTAAAAGTTGTAGTCATTTCACACTCACATTCATGTTCACGTTCACATTTAGAGCTATAGTcaaaagttattattaaaacaaagaagatctaaaatttaggttttaatttttacaaaacctagcttttagaccttcttctttctttctttatttattttttaatgttttgagaGGAGATTCATCAAAgggtaacaaaaataaaaatttacacatGTTTTTAATAGAGGTGGGTGATGGGAGACAAACGGAGCTTATCTtaagtgggtaaagtgtaaatTTTTAAATCACAGGTAGGCAAAGTGTTTTTCGGCCAAACTACAGGTGGGCAAAATGTAATTTCCCCTAAAAATAATCATAAGCAATGaagcaattaattaaattaaatagtgGACAAATCAGATGGACTCCttctaaaaatagaaagagcTTGAAGTGACACTAGTGTGGTATCAACCTAATAACTTCGATACTTAAAGAAGATATGAATACCTTCAATGAGTAATtatcatgaatgtgagaggatgTAGAATCAGGAATGGAGCTTTTCCTAGGCTctggggggcaatggcccccttatttatttatttatttttatatatattagtgtgcgtttggcatgAATGAAAGttgccagct
This genomic stretch from Quercus lobata isolate SW786 chromosome 3, ValleyOak3.0 Primary Assembly, whole genome shotgun sequence harbors:
- the LOC115982583 gene encoding transcription factor WER-like, with the translated sequence MEAENQYKKGLWTEEEDQILLEHIRVHGRGKWNRIPKVTGLKRCGKSCRLRWLNYLSPHVKRGGFSEEEEDLIIRLHNLLGNRWSLIAGRVPGRTDNQVKNHWNTHLCKKLGLKKQNRKVVGTSKKHFTQLEQTNNTLSSNSDAKAREVSQNENPLLVADGEASNGEAQWMSNHFAESLPLFQEDSPGLLDFLDDYHFDLAWQSF